In Aquiflexum balticum DSM 16537, a single genomic region encodes these proteins:
- a CDS encoding RsmB/NOP family class I SAM-dependent RNA methyltransferase, whose protein sequence is MKLFTNTVYAVVHAIDEIFNQNRYADKVIEKTLKSNPKWGARDRGFIAESVYDMVRWWRLINFLSPSKDNYQLFGTYWLLQGRTLPDWKEFKGLDSDTIHRKYERLNNRAVIQSIPDWLDEMGAELLGDKWEEEINTLNQQAEVVLRVNTLKITREQLMNRLAGEEIESYAPKGYKDALVLAKRQNVFKNAAFKEGLFEVQDASSQLVSAALDVEPGMRVIDACAGAGGKSLHLAALMQNKGRILSMDTEGWKLQNTKIRARRNGISIIEPRVIEGNKTIKRLSESADRLLLDVPCSGLGVLKRNPDTKWKLTPESITKVQGIQEEILQNYSSMVKKGGIMVYATCSILPSENQHQVEKFLASEKGKEFELLEDQKVLAQESGFDGFYIAKLKRKEA, encoded by the coding sequence ATGAAGCTCTTTACCAATACAGTCTATGCCGTAGTGCATGCCATAGATGAAATTTTTAATCAAAACCGCTACGCCGATAAGGTGATAGAAAAAACCCTCAAATCCAACCCCAAATGGGGTGCAAGAGATAGGGGATTTATTGCTGAATCGGTATATGATATGGTGCGTTGGTGGAGGTTGATCAATTTTTTGAGCCCCTCCAAGGACAATTATCAGCTTTTTGGTACCTATTGGTTATTGCAGGGAAGGACACTGCCTGACTGGAAAGAATTCAAAGGTCTGGATTCAGATACCATCCACAGGAAATATGAAAGGCTGAATAATAGAGCAGTGATCCAATCTATCCCGGACTGGCTGGATGAAATGGGCGCCGAACTCTTGGGCGATAAATGGGAGGAGGAAATCAACACCCTCAATCAGCAGGCCGAAGTTGTACTGAGGGTAAATACCCTTAAAATTACCAGGGAACAATTGATGAACCGCTTGGCTGGGGAAGAAATAGAGTCTTACGCCCCTAAGGGATACAAAGACGCCTTGGTCCTGGCCAAAAGGCAAAATGTTTTCAAAAATGCCGCTTTTAAGGAAGGGCTTTTCGAAGTACAGGACGCTTCTTCCCAGCTGGTTTCTGCGGCATTGGATGTGGAACCGGGCATGCGGGTAATTGATGCCTGCGCAGGGGCTGGAGGTAAATCTCTGCATTTAGCGGCATTGATGCAGAATAAAGGCAGGATATTGTCTATGGATACGGAGGGCTGGAAACTTCAAAATACTAAAATAAGAGCAAGACGAAATGGTATCAGTATCATCGAACCAAGAGTGATTGAAGGGAATAAAACCATCAAAAGACTGAGTGAATCCGCTGATCGCCTGCTTTTGGATGTTCCCTGTTCCGGATTGGGTGTATTGAAAAGAAATCCTGACACCAAATGGAAATTGACCCCTGAATCAATAACAAAAGTTCAGGGAATCCAAGAAGAAATTTTACAAAATTACTCTTCCATGGTGAAAAAAGGAGGTATCATGGTCTATGCTACCTGCAGCATATTACCTTCTGAAAACCAGCATCAGGTGGAGAAATTTTTGGCATCTGAAAAAGGAAAGGAGTTTGAGCTTTTGGAAGATCAGAAAGTTTTGGCCCAGGAAAGTGGGTTTGATGGGTTTTATATTGCTAAGTTGAAGAGGAAAGAAGCTTAA
- a CDS encoding BamA/TamA family outer membrane protein, with protein MKWATLLFLIPLLVIPKVYAQVESDSIHKAGSIEKVFDLGDKVINMISGESWAFIPAVVYSPETSLGIGIRAIKLFRHKGEESPNLRPSSLPITLLYTLNNQTIFSTELDLWSNEDKDHINTRLELSNFPFRYYGIGNDPITEEGEYYTTRYAYFHFNYEREILPGLYFGPRYEFRIDDINERVPGGILETTQVPGYDGQRISGLGLLLTLDTRDNIFQPTKGWLNRVGWMGFASFLGSNFSFNQYNIDFRKYIKTNDKQVLALQSWLSFTTGNPPFQHISLIGGSDRMRGYFEGRYRDNHAMVYQAEYRIPIYRNLGMVAFAHTGQVASQVSEFGLKRFRYGGGFGFRYRLNQEGLNIRLDFAIGDQKAFYFGLNEVI; from the coding sequence ATGAAATGGGCTACCTTGCTTTTTTTGATCCCGCTTTTGGTAATTCCGAAGGTCTATGCCCAAGTGGAATCAGATTCTATCCATAAAGCCGGTTCCATAGAAAAAGTTTTTGACTTAGGGGACAAGGTCATCAATATGATTTCGGGAGAATCATGGGCTTTTATTCCTGCGGTAGTCTATTCACCTGAAACCAGCCTAGGTATAGGAATCAGGGCAATCAAACTTTTTAGGCACAAAGGAGAAGAAAGCCCCAATCTCAGACCCTCCTCTTTGCCCATAACTTTACTGTATACCCTCAACAATCAAACTATATTCTCAACAGAGCTGGATTTATGGTCCAATGAAGACAAAGACCATATCAATACCCGGTTGGAATTATCCAATTTCCCGTTTCGGTATTATGGAATAGGCAATGACCCTATTACAGAAGAAGGTGAATATTATACTACCCGATATGCCTATTTCCATTTCAATTATGAAAGAGAAATTTTGCCGGGTCTTTATTTTGGTCCACGATATGAATTTAGGATAGATGATATAAATGAAAGGGTTCCGGGAGGTATTCTTGAAACAACTCAGGTTCCGGGCTATGATGGACAAAGGATTTCAGGACTGGGTCTGTTACTGACACTGGATACAAGAGACAATATTTTTCAACCTACAAAAGGCTGGTTGAACCGTGTCGGATGGATGGGTTTTGCTTCTTTTCTTGGAAGCAATTTTTCTTTCAATCAGTACAACATTGATTTTAGGAAATACATTAAAACCAATGATAAACAGGTATTGGCATTGCAAAGCTGGCTGAGTTTCACCACAGGAAATCCGCCATTTCAGCATATCTCGCTGATAGGTGGCAGTGACCGGATGCGGGGTTATTTTGAAGGGAGATATCGAGACAATCATGCCATGGTCTACCAGGCTGAATATCGCATCCCAATTTATAGAAACCTTGGCATGGTTGCATTTGCCCATACGGGACAGGTTGCCTCACAGGTTTCAGAATTTGGCTTGAAAAGATTCAGATATGGAGGTGGATTTGGATTCAGGTACCGATTGAATCAGGAGGGATTAAATATCCGATTAGACTTTGCAATTGGCGATCAAAAAGCTTTTTATTTTGGGTTGAATGAGGTGATTTAA
- a CDS encoding GNAT family N-acetyltransferase, translating to MKLQGKGNICLVTWNEGHYHHLYPIANNPKIAKNLRDSFPSPYTIHDARHWIEHNQKFNPPQNFAIEFEGRLAGSVGCEIGKNELRTNMEVGFWLGEAFWGKGIATEALQLFTEYALEKFPEVLRIYAQVYDFNVPCMKVLENSGYEPEAILRHAYIKDGKIGDLFQYVIVREEVEKFFD from the coding sequence ATGAAATTACAGGGAAAAGGAAATATATGTTTGGTTACGTGGAATGAAGGACATTACCATCATCTTTATCCTATTGCCAACAATCCAAAAATCGCTAAAAATCTAAGAGATAGTTTCCCATCTCCCTATACCATCCATGATGCCCGTCACTGGATAGAGCATAATCAAAAATTCAATCCTCCTCAAAATTTTGCCATCGAATTTGAAGGAAGATTAGCAGGTTCGGTAGGTTGTGAAATTGGTAAAAATGAATTGAGAACCAATATGGAGGTTGGTTTTTGGCTTGGAGAAGCTTTTTGGGGCAAGGGCATTGCCACTGAAGCTTTGCAGCTTTTTACAGAATATGCGTTGGAAAAATTCCCGGAAGTATTGAGAATTTATGCGCAGGTGTATGACTTCAATGTACCTTGTATGAAAGTGCTTGAAAACTCAGGCTATGAACCGGAGGCCATCCTTAGGCATGCCTATATCAAAGATGGAAAAATCGGGGATTTATTTCAATATGTCATAGTCAGGGAGGAAGTAGAAAAGTTTTTTGACTGA
- a CDS encoding YCF48-related protein: MKNSLLIFCMVILIAGCSENRKPKYPEKPLGWEKLDTPTKSSLRGLSPLTEKIIWASGSNGTWLRTLDGGLTWDFGIVDGLDSVDFRDIEAIDANIAIVISSGQPAVIYKTNDGGKNWEKKFQGTEFDFYDGMAFHKKRGYVIGDVVDGKWILIETRDEGENWSLLELSPSGPPGGGSFAASGSSILVDNENIWFASAGKNSKIYHSRDNGYTWEVYFAPIIQQEDSHGIFSMTKLGGGVIVAVGGDFQTINENGKNLVISSDQGQTWRSGSGTPPSGYRSGVQYFPRFHWLVTVGPNGTDFSKDGGDNWEKFSNEGFHAVKLDKTSSSLWASGNDGRIARLMH, translated from the coding sequence ATGAAAAATAGCCTTCTAATTTTCTGCATGGTAATTCTGATTGCCGGATGTTCCGAAAACAGAAAACCTAAATACCCTGAAAAACCCTTGGGTTGGGAGAAGCTTGATACGCCTACCAAATCTTCTCTGAGGGGCCTTTCTCCATTGACAGAAAAGATAATTTGGGCAAGTGGATCCAACGGCACCTGGTTAAGAACGCTTGATGGAGGCCTTACTTGGGATTTTGGTATTGTTGATGGATTGGATTCTGTCGATTTCAGAGATATAGAGGCGATTGATGCCAATATAGCCATAGTCATTTCATCAGGTCAGCCTGCGGTCATCTACAAGACCAATGATGGTGGTAAAAATTGGGAAAAAAAATTCCAGGGTACTGAATTTGATTTTTATGATGGAATGGCTTTTCATAAAAAGAGAGGTTATGTTATAGGAGATGTAGTTGATGGCAAATGGATTTTGATCGAAACCAGAGATGAAGGAGAAAACTGGAGTCTTCTGGAATTGTCACCATCCGGTCCTCCGGGAGGGGGCTCCTTTGCAGCAAGCGGTTCAAGTATTTTAGTTGATAATGAAAATATCTGGTTTGCAAGTGCTGGGAAAAACAGTAAAATATATCATTCTAGAGATAACGGTTATACTTGGGAAGTTTATTTTGCTCCAATTATCCAGCAGGAGGACAGTCATGGTATATTTTCCATGACAAAATTGGGAGGCGGGGTTATCGTTGCAGTGGGTGGGGATTTCCAGACGATAAATGAAAACGGAAAAAATTTGGTTATTTCTTCAGATCAGGGTCAAACATGGCGTTCCGGAAGTGGTACTCCCCCATCAGGATACCGTTCCGGAGTGCAGTACTTTCCAAGATTTCATTGGCTGGTAACTGTCGGACCTAATGGTACTGATTTTTCAAAAGACGGCGGAGATAACTGGGAAAAATTTTCGAATGAGGGGTTCCATGCTGTAAAACTCGATAAAACAAGCAGTTCTCTTTGGGCTTCTGGTAATGATGGTAGGATAGCAAGGCTTATGCATTGA
- the guaB gene encoding IMP dehydrogenase has translation MNRNHDKFLFEALTYDDVLLVPGYSEVLPRDTNTSTQLTKNIRLNIPLASAAMDTVTEAELAIAIALEGGIGFIHKNMSIEKQAAQVRKVKRSQAGMILDPITLDINSKVRDAEAIMREFHIGGIPVVDDKRTLMGIITNRDLRFIKDPHVKIKDIMTKENLITAKAGISLEQAEEILQEYKIEKLPIVDEENKLTGLITYKDILKRRDKPHACKDEFGRLRVGAAVGVTADIVERVDALKNAGVDVVSIDTAHGHSKGVMDTCRKIKETFPDLDVIVGNIATPEAALALADAGADAVKVGVGPGSICTTRVIAGVGVPQLSAVFECAEALKGKNVPVIADGGIRYSGDLVKAIAAGAGSIMIGSLLAGTEEAPGEMIIFEGRKFKSYRGMGSLEAMESGSKDRYFQDAEDNIKKLVPEGIVGRVAYKGLVSEVLYQLVGGLQAGMGYCGTKTIEDLQKDGKFVKITAAGVKESHPHDVSITREAPNYSAKM, from the coding sequence ATGAATCGAAATCACGATAAATTCCTCTTTGAAGCACTCACCTACGACGATGTGCTTTTAGTCCCCGGATACTCTGAAGTCCTACCGCGCGACACCAACACTTCCACTCAACTTACCAAAAACATCAGACTGAATATTCCTTTGGCTTCTGCCGCTATGGATACGGTTACAGAAGCTGAATTGGCAATTGCCATTGCATTGGAAGGTGGAATTGGCTTTATCCATAAAAATATGTCCATTGAGAAGCAGGCCGCACAGGTAAGGAAGGTGAAGCGTTCTCAGGCAGGGATGATTTTGGATCCCATTACCTTGGATATCAATTCAAAAGTAAGAGATGCTGAAGCCATTATGCGTGAATTCCATATTGGGGGTATTCCTGTTGTGGATGATAAAAGAACGCTCATGGGTATCATCACTAACCGGGATCTTCGCTTTATCAAAGATCCACATGTCAAAATCAAAGATATCATGACCAAAGAAAACCTTATCACTGCCAAGGCGGGGATTTCTTTGGAGCAGGCAGAGGAAATTCTTCAGGAATATAAAATAGAAAAACTTCCCATTGTCGATGAAGAAAATAAATTGACCGGATTGATCACTTACAAGGATATTTTGAAAAGAAGGGATAAGCCACATGCATGCAAGGATGAATTCGGAAGATTACGGGTAGGCGCAGCTGTTGGGGTTACTGCTGATATTGTTGAGCGGGTGGATGCCCTGAAAAATGCCGGAGTTGACGTAGTTTCAATTGATACCGCTCATGGCCATTCAAAAGGCGTGATGGATACCTGTAGAAAAATTAAAGAAACCTTTCCGGATCTGGATGTCATTGTAGGAAATATTGCCACACCGGAAGCTGCCTTGGCATTGGCTGATGCCGGGGCGGATGCAGTAAAAGTCGGAGTGGGTCCGGGTAGTATCTGTACCACCAGGGTGATTGCAGGGGTAGGAGTTCCACAGCTTTCTGCAGTTTTTGAGTGTGCCGAGGCTTTGAAAGGCAAAAATGTCCCCGTCATTGCAGATGGCGGTATCCGATATTCCGGTGACTTGGTCAAGGCCATTGCCGCAGGTGCAGGATCAATCATGATAGGTTCCCTCTTGGCAGGAACAGAAGAAGCACCTGGAGAAATGATTATTTTTGAAGGAAGAAAATTTAAATCCTACAGGGGAATGGGTTCTTTGGAAGCCATGGAATCAGGATCAAAAGACAGGTATTTCCAGGATGCTGAAGACAATATTAAAAAACTTGTTCCTGAGGGAATTGTAGGCAGAGTCGCTTACAAAGGTCTTGTCTCAGAGGTTTTATATCAATTGGTAGGGGGCTTGCAGGCCGGAATGGGCTATTGTGGTACCAAGACCATTGAAGACTTGCAAAAGGACGGAAAGTTTGTAAAAATTACCGCAGCAGGAGTCAAAGAATCTCATCCACATGATGTAAGTATCACCCGTGAAGCGCCAAATTATTCTGCGAAGATGTAA
- a CDS encoding ABA4-like family protein, with the protein MSTLEAVFGMASILAFFSWITLFIFYPRKWIYQTLFSGVFIILALTYLFYIVMGLGGDSEGGFGSLAEVKALFGSDEALLAGWIHYLVFDLFVGMWITKDAWEKDINRWIVFPCLILTFMLGPVGLLTYFLIRGIKLKKLNQSPFHP; encoded by the coding sequence ATGTCTACACTAGAAGCCGTATTTGGAATGGCCAGCATATTGGCCTTTTTTTCCTGGATTACCTTATTTATTTTTTATCCACGCAAATGGATTTATCAAACTTTATTTTCGGGAGTGTTTATCATTTTAGCATTGACCTATCTCTTTTATATTGTGATGGGACTTGGAGGAGATTCGGAAGGTGGATTTGGTAGTTTGGCCGAGGTCAAAGCTCTTTTTGGTTCAGATGAAGCCTTGTTGGCAGGATGGATTCATTATTTGGTATTTGATCTTTTTGTAGGCATGTGGATTACCAAAGATGCCTGGGAAAAAGATATCAACAGGTGGATTGTTTTTCCCTGTTTGATTCTCACATTTATGTTAGGCCCGGTGGGATTGTTGACTTATTTTCTAATTCGGGGAATAAAACTTAAAAAATTAAATCAAAGTCCTTTTCATCCATGA
- a CDS encoding M1 family metallopeptidase gives MKKISIVLMLLFLGGFSAMAQWSEQNHAERFEQLGPMLRSPNVYRTASGAPGHMYWQQKADHEIEVELNDDNQSIKGWQKVTYFNNSPDDLKCLWIQLDQNERAKDSNTPKIAESKINPRMSMRQLESILWHDLDLGYKILSVKDMSGNDIPVTIVKTMMRVDLPQPLKAGEKTEFTMDWTFNIHDRMSFIGGRPGYEFFEKDGNYLYTMAEWFPRMAVYSDFEGWQHKQFVGRGEFALTFGDYKVKITVPADHMVGSTGVLQNPEQVLSSAELDRWNTAKKTFDKPVIIRTQAEVERLEKQKAKDKKTWEFHAENVRDFAWTSSRKLIWDAMAVKQGGNEVMAMSYYAKEANPLWEQYSTRVVAHTLKSYSARTFDYPYPVAISVEASNGMEYPMICFNYGRPDADGTYSEAIKNGMIGVIIHEVGHNYFPMIVNSDERQWSWMDEGLNTFMQYLAEQEWDRNFPSRRGAAHKIVPYMRSEKHLLEPIMTNSENIIQFGPNAYAKPATGLNILRETIMGRELFDHAYKEYSQRWMFKHPTPDDFFRTMEDASGIDLDWFWRGWFYGTDPVDISLETVNWYKLDNRTPAEKKADEKKAFDREETYVSKTYNLKDTPVTVVEADPATRDFYYTYNPFAVTPDDESAYKEFMAGLSPKEKEMLNSGLNFYELKFRNIGGLVMPLIIQFNYTDGTSDVERIPAEIWRLNEWEVSKVFAKKKEVKNIVLDPFRETADIDESNNYWPRQFEPSRFELFKGTGGARGVSSGDNPMKKARRK, from the coding sequence ATGAAAAAAATATCCATCGTTTTAATGCTGCTTTTTCTGGGTGGTTTTTCGGCTATGGCCCAGTGGTCAGAGCAGAATCATGCAGAAAGATTTGAGCAGTTAGGCCCCATGCTGAGGTCACCCAATGTTTACCGTACAGCTTCCGGTGCACCGGGGCACATGTATTGGCAACAAAAAGCAGATCATGAAATTGAAGTTGAACTGAATGATGACAATCAGTCTATCAAAGGCTGGCAGAAAGTCACCTATTTCAACAATTCCCCGGATGATCTCAAATGCCTTTGGATACAGCTCGACCAAAATGAGCGCGCCAAGGATTCCAATACCCCAAAAATCGCTGAAAGCAAGATCAATCCGAGAATGTCCATGAGACAACTTGAAAGCATACTCTGGCATGACCTGGATTTGGGATACAAAATACTTTCCGTAAAGGATATGTCAGGAAATGATATTCCTGTGACCATTGTGAAAACCATGATGAGGGTGGATTTACCCCAGCCTTTAAAAGCCGGTGAAAAAACCGAATTTACCATGGATTGGACTTTCAATATCCATGACAGGATGAGTTTTATTGGTGGACGTCCTGGTTATGAGTTTTTTGAAAAGGATGGAAACTACCTTTATACCATGGCTGAATGGTTTCCAAGAATGGCGGTGTATTCTGACTTCGAAGGTTGGCAGCACAAGCAGTTTGTTGGAAGGGGAGAATTTGCGCTGACCTTTGGTGATTATAAAGTGAAAATCACAGTGCCTGCAGACCATATGGTGGGTTCTACGGGTGTGCTTCAGAATCCTGAACAAGTATTGAGCTCTGCTGAATTGGACCGATGGAATACCGCTAAAAAGACTTTTGACAAACCTGTAATCATCCGTACCCAAGCGGAAGTGGAGAGATTGGAAAAACAAAAAGCCAAAGACAAAAAAACCTGGGAATTCCATGCAGAGAATGTGAGGGATTTTGCCTGGACTTCTTCCCGAAAACTGATATGGGATGCCATGGCAGTAAAACAAGGCGGCAATGAAGTGATGGCCATGTCTTACTATGCCAAGGAAGCCAATCCACTCTGGGAACAGTATTCCACCAGGGTTGTTGCGCATACTCTAAAATCATACTCAGCCCGAACCTTTGATTATCCCTATCCTGTAGCCATCTCTGTGGAAGCTTCTAATGGTATGGAATATCCGATGATCTGTTTCAATTACGGGAGACCTGATGCAGATGGTACATATTCCGAAGCCATCAAAAACGGAATGATCGGAGTAATCATTCATGAAGTGGGACACAACTATTTTCCAATGATCGTCAATTCTGATGAACGTCAGTGGTCTTGGATGGATGAAGGACTGAACACCTTTATGCAATACCTAGCCGAACAGGAATGGGACAGAAACTTTCCTTCAAGAAGAGGTGCTGCCCACAAGATTGTGCCTTATATGAGAAGTGAAAAACATTTATTGGAGCCTATCATGACCAATTCCGAAAATATCATCCAGTTTGGACCGAATGCCTATGCCAAGCCGGCAACGGGTTTGAATATTTTGAGAGAGACCATTATGGGCCGTGAATTGTTTGATCATGCCTACAAGGAGTATTCACAGCGGTGGATGTTCAAACACCCAACTCCCGATGATTTCTTTAGAACCATGGAGGATGCATCAGGAATCGATTTGGATTGGTTTTGGAGAGGTTGGTTCTATGGTACAGATCCTGTAGATATCTCCTTGGAGACTGTGAACTGGTACAAACTGGACAATAGAACCCCTGCCGAGAAAAAAGCGGATGAAAAGAAAGCCTTTGATAGGGAAGAGACCTATGTCAGCAAGACCTACAACTTAAAAGATACACCTGTGACTGTTGTGGAAGCAGATCCGGCCACCAGAGATTTTTACTATACCTATAATCCATTTGCGGTGACGCCTGATGATGAAAGCGCCTATAAAGAATTTATGGCTGGATTAAGTCCAAAGGAAAAAGAAATGCTTAACAGTGGCTTGAATTTCTACGAGTTGAAATTCAGAAACATTGGTGGCTTGGTCATGCCCCTGATCATTCAGTTCAATTATACAGATGGAACTTCAGATGTTGAAAGAATTCCAGCAGAAATCTGGAGATTAAATGAATGGGAAGTCTCCAAAGTATTTGCCAAGAAGAAAGAAGTGAAGAATATTGTACTTGATCCATTTAGAGAAACCGCCGATATAGACGAATCCAATAACTACTGGCCAAGACAGTTTGAACCAAGCAGGTTTGAATTGTTTAAAGGAACCGGCGGTGCCAGAGGAGTATCTTCAGGAGATAATCCGATGAAAAAAGCAAGAAGGAAGTAA
- a CDS encoding 1-(5-phosphoribosyl)-5-[(5-phosphoribosylamino)methylideneamino]imidazole-4-carboxamide isomerase — translation MFDIIPSIWLINGKCVRLKRGDFATQEVISNNPLEIAKAFEDHGVRWLHLVDLDGARRGEPKNYHILEAISGYTDLIVDFTGGISTDGDVLKAFEFGAKTITAASVAASYPERFAQWLVSYGREKIILAADTNPVDLKIKTRGWLKKTEIDLFDHIEFFYERGLKYLKVSDVTRDGVMEGPNFDLYKKIVGKFPKIHLAASGGVRSIDDFKRLKDMGVTAVVFGRAYYENLISLADLDKFMAENV, via the coding sequence ATGTTTGATATTATCCCATCTATCTGGCTGATCAACGGCAAATGCGTCCGTTTAAAAAGGGGTGATTTTGCGACCCAGGAAGTGATTTCCAATAATCCTTTGGAAATAGCAAAAGCATTTGAAGACCATGGGGTAAGATGGCTTCACCTAGTAGACCTCGATGGAGCGCGCCGGGGGGAACCAAAAAATTACCATATCTTGGAGGCCATTTCCGGATACACTGATTTGATCGTGGACTTTACAGGAGGTATTTCCACCGATGGAGATGTCCTTAAAGCATTTGAATTTGGTGCAAAGACAATCACAGCGGCTTCAGTTGCCGCTTCCTATCCCGAAAGATTTGCCCAGTGGTTGGTTTCCTATGGTAGGGAAAAAATCATTCTGGCAGCAGACACCAATCCAGTGGACTTGAAAATAAAAACCAGAGGGTGGCTGAAGAAAACTGAAATTGATCTTTTTGATCATATAGAGTTTTTTTACGAAAGGGGCCTCAAATACCTCAAGGTCTCAGATGTGACCCGGGACGGAGTCATGGAAGGACCGAATTTTGACCTCTACAAAAAAATCGTAGGCAAATTTCCCAAAATCCATTTGGCGGCCAGCGGCGGAGTCAGAAGCATTGATGACTTCAAACGACTAAAGGATATGGGCGTTACGGCAGTGGTCTTTGGAAGGGCTTATTACGAAAACTTAATCAGCCTTGCTGATTTGGATAAATTTATGGCAGAGAATGTTTAA
- the prfA gene encoding peptide chain release factor 1, which yields MLDKLQALKDRFIEVGQLIIQPDAMSDMSKYTKLTKEYKDLEKVVALYDDYKNVLENITSTKEILDKEKDPDFREMAKIELDELKDRQGELEEKLKQQLIPKDPNDSKDCILEIRAGTGGDEAAIFAGDLFRMYERFCEKQGWKLTVLDLTFGSSGGYKEIISTITGADVYGMMKFESGVHRVQRVPATETQGRVHTSAATVAVLPEMDEVEVNINMNEIRKDTYCSSGPGGQSVNTTYSAVRLTHIPTGLIVTCQDEKSQIKNFEKALKVLRSRLYEIELNKHNEAVGAQRRSMVASGDRSDKIRTYNYSQSRVTDHRINKTVYNLPDIMDGNIEEFISALRFAENLEKMKNTGMEEG from the coding sequence ATGCTTGACAAATTACAAGCGCTGAAAGATAGGTTTATCGAAGTTGGCCAGCTCATCATACAGCCCGATGCCATGTCAGACATGTCCAAATATACCAAGTTGACCAAGGAATATAAGGATCTGGAAAAAGTGGTGGCTTTATATGATGATTATAAAAATGTATTGGAAAATATTACCAGTACAAAAGAAATCTTGGACAAAGAAAAAGATCCGGATTTCAGGGAAATGGCAAAAATTGAACTGGACGAATTGAAGGATAGACAAGGAGAACTGGAAGAAAAGCTGAAACAGCAATTGATTCCTAAAGATCCAAATGATTCCAAAGATTGTATTCTTGAAATCCGTGCCGGTACAGGTGGAGATGAAGCGGCTATTTTTGCCGGAGATCTTTTCAGGATGTACGAAAGATTCTGTGAAAAACAGGGCTGGAAATTGACTGTACTCGATTTGACTTTCGGTTCTTCGGGAGGTTACAAAGAGATAATCAGTACCATTACCGGAGCGGATGTGTACGGGATGATGAAGTTTGAGTCAGGTGTGCACAGGGTCCAAAGAGTACCTGCTACTGAGACCCAGGGCCGAGTACATACATCTGCTGCTACCGTTGCAGTCCTTCCTGAAATGGATGAAGTGGAGGTCAATATCAATATGAATGAAATTCGCAAGGACACTTATTGTTCTTCCGGACCAGGTGGACAATCTGTAAATACGACGTATTCTGCAGTTAGGCTTACCCATATCCCTACAGGACTGATAGTAACCTGTCAAGATGAAAAGTCCCAGATCAAAAACTTTGAAAAAGCCTTAAAAGTACTTCGTTCCCGTCTCTATGAAATAGAGCTGAACAAACACAATGAAGCAGTGGGCGCCCAAAGAAGGTCCATGGTGGCAAGTGGAGATCGGTCTGACAAAATCAGGACATATAATTATTCTCAAAGCCGGGTAACAGACCATAGAATCAACAAAACGGTTTATAACCTTCCGGATATCATGGATGGCAATATTGAAGAGTTTATTTCAGCCTTAAGATTTGCCGAAAACCTTGAAAAAATGAAAAATACCGGAATGGAAGAAGGATGA